The Stigmatopora argus isolate UIUO_Sarg chromosome 1, RoL_Sarg_1.0, whole genome shotgun sequence genome segment atatgtttatatatactatttacaaattcaaaagaaaaattcCATGCGGCAGCTTTGCTTAAAATGgcgtttttaaaaacaatctgtaaaaaaaagcGTCGAcgatatattaaaataaaggtTGAGTTTAAAATAGCACTTTTTTTTACGGAAGCGGCCGCCATTTTGTGTCGGGATAAGCACAGTGTCTTCTTGTAGGACCTATGAACAGAAATTTGGGGAAAGCTTGTCATGCATGAGTCTTCGTTCgggatgtgtgtgtggtttttttagCTGGCTATATACCcaagggaaggaaaaaaatatggaaaaagcgttttttttggaaaataaaaaatggatccCCTTGGAGTTTTGGAATTCTTCACGACTTCCTGCCGCCTCCTTCGGCCCGTTACAGCTGCTTGTCGCTTTCTTTTTTCAGTCGgctgcaaaatgaaaaaaataacaaaaagtgtTATGCTCCGCcccatgtttctttttttgttgttgttgtgatggctatgcaaaaaaaaaagatatatataaaaaataaaaagtgaggaCTCCTCGAGATCTAGTCAACAAAACCTAAGAAAGAGGAAAATAGGACGGGAAAATATTATGCGGTTAATATTGCAATattatgaaaatgtatttaagaCTTATTTatagatgatttatttattatgatttatttgtctgtttgtttgttgttgttacttgtgcacttccctacttatttatgttgttggctacatattattcatttcttatttatttttataacttaatgattatttgtctgtttgttgttattttggcacttccctacttatttatgtttttgactacATATtacactacttatttatgttgttgactacttattatgttgaccacttatttattcattacttatttattgattatttgttgttattatttgaatAATCAAAAGGAAGTTATACATTGTGATATTACAGCATTAAAGTCTTAttgactatgttgactactgttTATCTGTTATGCAGACTAGTTATTTAATGatggtttcttttttattattatttattgattatttatgttttattataatgtatttattatttattcattattattatctattgatttattaaaaaaatattatttattattattatttatttgttattattatttatttagtttttatttatttattgattatttattttgttattattatttgttgattatttattttttattcttattatctattgattatttattttttattcttattatttattgatgattaatttttattattgttatttattgattattcatgttttattattatttattgattttttaaaattattattatgatcatttttattattatttattgattattcatgttttattattatttattgattatcattatttatggattttgtatcttttattattatttattgattattcttttttgttattatttattgattatttatttattattttttcctgttgatatttgtgcacttatgttgttgactacatatttataGAATATTTGTTTGTCATGtctctttgtttgttgttatttgtccacttCATTGTcaatctttaaatctcattatacttgcataatgacaataaaagcattcaattcaatttaaaattgtaaGACAACAAACAATTGTGGCATGAACGTGAAAACCGCGTTTGGGCCCCGTTGACGTTCTGACCTGTAGTAGTCTTCCTGTCCGGGAAGAGGGCCCCCGTGCATGTGGTGGTGTCCGTGCAACCACTGTTGCTCCATGGCCAGCCTCTGAAGTTCGGCCGACTGGGCGTGCATGGCCTGCAGCTGGTGGGCGGCCGACATGGGCGGCGGCAGACCTCCGGGTAGGTCCCGTGGGTAAGGAGTTCCTGGGCAAAAGGTTAGTGTGACACGGCTATCGCTAATGGATGGGCTATTTTGATTAATGCAAGTTAGCTTAGCCAAATGGCATCCCAAATGGTGAACCATATGCTACCGCTAACAactaaaatatactttttgttaagaaaaaaatgctattggAACCTCCCATTAGAATATAATctaatttcattgtttttgtttttttaattgtattgatAATTCCAAAAAATCTACATAATAATGtactgcacatgtgtcaaagaggcggcccgggggccaaatctggcccgccgcatcattttgtgtggcccgggaaagtaaatgatgagtgccgactttctgttttaaaatgaagagtatagatgtatattaaatttccggattttcctccttttaaatcaataattgtcattttttaatcaattttttcagtttttagttcaaaaatcattttgtaaaatctaaaaatatattttaaaaaagctaaaataaacattgttttaaaacgATAAacgataggctccggcacccttgaggacaagcagttcagaaaatgaatgaatgaataatgtaatGGTGTAATGTATGTGACCAATGGATAtctctgataaaataaaacatttcattttttttccaatttcaaaaaaaataatttaacatttaaaaaaaaaaaataataacatcaaaaaataatgtaaaaagtatatcaatataattttgaaaaataattttaaataaattaaaaataaaataaataaaagaaatcattgaaaaaataaattaaaatttaatatatatatatatatatatattaaaacaagtatataaatatgattttgattttttttaaaataataaaataaatcataaaataataataataataatttgtgtttttaatttttcagatttttttttttaattattttttaaatattgaaattgataaCATTCCCCACATCCCCCGACTTTATGACCACTTACCGAAGACCGGGTGGCGCAGCATCTCGTGTTCGTGGGGCGGCTGTCCGAGGAGCGGGTTGGGGATGGCGCCCGGCGGGTAAGGGAAGCGAGCCAGGTGCGGTCCGGCCGCCAGGGGGTCTACGGCCAGGGGATGGCCCCCCGAACCTGGAGGACATACAAGACATTCACCACCACCTGCTGGGTGTCAGAGTTTTTATGTCCAAGGGTACAAGTGTATCATGTTACATAAACATCAAAGCATTACAAGATAGTTATTATTCTTTCTTAATCATTAGCATTTGTAAAAAGCATTTTCCAAAGCCAAATAAGAAGATATTTACAGcatttttaaactatttaacaatgataaaataagaaaacttttgggacttttctatttttttcccaaatataagtgtcttaaaaataataataataattaataataattttgacaattttgagtTGAATAAAATCTATTAATCAAGTAAATTTATCAAGTAAACAAATGAATTGCATCATCACACAATATGTGATAGTGAGATCAAAAGATTTGTATTCCCCGTTTTATTACTATGATTACtatgaagtttcaaatttgaatggaaaaagatagttattgtgataatgaTCAATATCGACttgcgtatgtgtatatatacatatatttatgtgtatatatatatatatatacacatatatatacacacaaatatatgtatgtatatacatatatatatatacatacacatacacacaaaaaatatatatacacatatataaatatatatatatgtacatatatatatgcgtatatatgtatacatatatacatacatatatatataaacacatatatatatacatatatatgtgtgtatatatatgtatatatatatatatgtgtatatatatgtgtatatatatatatatatgtatatatatatatatgtgtacatatatgtgtgtatatatgtacacatatatatatatattttatatgtatatatatacatatatatatacacacatacaggcacaaaaaatattatcacaataaataaaaaatatataaaataaataaattaaaaacaataaaataaaatacataaatactatacatattttttttttttaatttttattgtgctaataatttttgtcatatatatatgtatatatataatttatatatgtgtacatatatgtatatatgtacacatatatacatatatatatatattatttttttatatgtataaatatacatatatacacatatacaggcACAAAaatattatcacaataaataaaaaatatataaaataaataaattaaaaacaaaaaaacaaaaacataaataattaatttttattgtgctaataatttttgtcatatcgcccagctttTTGCCGAATCCCTGCCGCGGTTGCAGTGCATTTTCAATAATACCATCGCTAAATCTATCCATTCTTTTTGTGCTAAATGTATCTATCACGTTTGCGTAGTActttatatagttttttttaccttggtgAAGGGGGTCTTGCTGGTGCAGGTGCAGGTGGGAGTGAATATGCGAGTGCTGGTGGTGGTGCGGCGTGACGTTGAACATCTGGAGCCTGGCGATGGGGTCGTTGGCCACCGTGGCCATCCTCTCGGCGTGGAGCCTCTCCGCCGCCAGCCTCTCCGGGTAGCTCATGTCCGGCCTCAGCTGGGGTCCGGCCAGCGCCAGCCGCTCGCGCTCCAACGGGTTCAAGCCCGGGTGGAAGGAGGCGAAGGGGTGATGATGCCCGGCCATGGGGGGCAAGGCGATGGCCCCGTGCCGGGCAAAGTGCTCCATGGGGTTGGCGGAAGGGTGTAGCCCATCCATCTCGGGGGGTTTGACCTCAAAACCGGGTTTCATCCtctcccgcaactccctctcGCGGATTTCCCGCTCGCGCATTTCCCGCTCGCGCAGTTCCCGCTCGCGCATGGCCGGGTCGGCGTTGTACAGGCCCGGCATGTGATAGGCCAGCAGGGGGTCGGCCGGGTTGAGGGACACGAAGAAGGGGTGGTTGCGGTTGCTGGGGGACATGACGTGGGGGCGGGCGTATTCGCTGAGGGTCCGCAGGGCCGGCGTGTCGGGGCCGATGTAGGGGGGCACCGCCGCGATGGTGGTGGGCGGGCCGTCGAAGTGAGGGCGCATGTGGGCGGGGCCGGCCATGGGGGGTTCGCCCATTCGGCTCTCGTGGGCCGAAGCCGAGGCTTTCTGCGAGGGGGGACACGACGGGTTGGTTTTTGTGGAAAATATAGGGGTGAAAGTGGGGAAACTCACCGCCGCTCGCTCCGCCTCCTTTTCGCGTTCCCGTTCTCGTTCGCGTTCCCTCTCGCGTTCCCGTTCTCGCTCTTTCTCTTCCCGGATTTTTTGCTCGGCGTCCCGCTTGGCCTTCTCCACGGCTTCTTCTCGTTTCTTGGCCAGTTTGGACGAGGCTAACGGGGTGAAGTAGAAGTCGGTTCTAGCGCACGAGTTGTAGCCGCGGTCCAGATGCTTGTAGAATCTGTGTTTCAAGATGAGAGtagacaaacaaaaatcaaaattgtcaattacagacactcccctacttacgaacgagttaggttccgagcgattgttcataagttgaatttgtttgtaagttgattcagtgctatattttgtattataattgatgtttaaggcctatataaatatattgaaggttgatataagtgcatttgtatgtttaaggcttgtataagtaacacgcattggtttgtactgaaaaaaaaaaatttaataaaatggagagaatacatacagtactgtatacatacattagagagagatttactagaaactgaccgaaagaagcgatctaacgacgattgcacagttttcttctttttttcatcataaatgatgcggtagcactgtatggcatcattcaattgatttgcaaactatgtgcaacgttcaatatttgggtcctgctgctccatctttctgtttataaatggtactgacggtcgaacgattcaatgcccgtccaacgctcaccactctcacgcgcatcaagcttcgttattattgccactcgtttcaaatgaaatggcttgcctcttccttgcaactccctcaatagaagcctttcgctttttaccaaccatattcaataatggatgcacgagatatttaatgatacaaatgaaaaaggttctttgcgcactggagatatgttcatgcacttccgcattgcaacgaagaagaaggtagatgctgggtgagctgagccctcacagcgccagccGTCGTCGGTATTaacggcggaaagaagcactactcggaaaaaaatacaaaattggacttacgaacatttttcgacttaaacgcaatttgcagacatgttcgtatgtaccgttgttcgtaagtcgtatgtttgtaagtaggggagtgtctgtatatgtatatgtgtatatatatacatatatataaaatattatatattattatcttGCGTTATGCCGTTTCGTGCATGcgaagtctaatttgtgcgcatataagccatagcCTCGATACAGTCATcaattttttgagcgacaatacggcctatatgcaagaaaatacggtaattcagggTGAGGCAAATAcagcctatatgcgagaaaatacggtaattcagggTACATACCTCGCGGACTGGCTGGCATGGCTGGGCGTGTTGACGACCGTGGGCTCGGGGGAGGGACTCCTCTGCGGGGGTGGCGGGCTCTCCGGTTCCTCGGTCTCGTCCAGAGGCTCCTCCTTGATGTGCACGGGCGGAAGCGCCGCGCCCAGGCCGCCGCAGGCGACGGACGCGGGTAGCGGCATGGAGATGGAGGAGGGCGGGACGGACGCCGAGGCGGGTTGCAGGCCCGGCATGGAGCCTGACGAGGACGCCGAGGGTCCGGTCGGAGGTAGAACGGCGCCGAAAGGGTGGGCGAAGGGCAACTGCGGCGGACCGCCGGGGTGCGGCGCCCCCGCCGAGGCGGGCGCCGGAAGTGGCGCGGAAGGCTGGTGGCCGGAAGATGGCGGCAGGCTTTGGGACTGGGTGAGGATCGGGGGTTGCGCCGGCGGCGGCTGGAGCTGTTGCCCCTGAGGCATGAGTTGGAGGGGGGGCGGGTGCGCCGAAGGGGGGTGGTGCGTGGAGAGGGAGCTGAGGGGCTTGAGGGCAGGGGGAGGCGGCAAGTTGGAAGGCATCTGCGGGAACGGAGGCGCCGACACGTGCGGCGGGTGCTTGTGCGACGGCGGCGTGGGGATCTGGGAGATGGGCGTGGTCGGGGGAGGCTTGATGTGGGGCATGGACATGGGCGCCGGGGGCAGGGGCTGCTCTCGGGGAGGCGGCCCCCCGCCGTGAGAAGACGACTGCGAGGAGGCGGGGCTGTGCGGTCTCGCTTGCAAACCCCCGGGTAGCGGTAGAGGCGGGGCCTGAGACTGACTCCCGGGGAAGCCCTGGTTGGGCATCGCCAGAGGGTGTGGCATGTGTGTGGGGGGGCCCGCCTGAAGCGGGTGGGGCATGGGGGGCACGGGCCCGTGATGCGGGTTGGGTAGCGACGGAGGCGGCGCGGGGGGACCGGCGGGCGGGGCTTGAGCCAGGGGCGAGTGCGGGGAGGGGAGCCTCTGAGGGTGGAGGGAGCTTCCCGATTGGATGAGAGCCGTGGGGGCTTGAGGAAGTGGTTGGGGAGGGGCAGCCGCCGCGGGAGGCGAAGGCGCCGAGACCGCCGCGGCGGGAGGTGGAGGCGGAGCGGAGGGAGCGGCCGACGAGGGGCCGGGCTGGCATTGGATGACGGCGGGGTGCTGGCTCTGAAGGAGCAGCTGTTGCTGGGCGGAAGAGTCCGAGTCGCTCTCGTTGTCGCGGGGGCTGGGGATGCTCGGGGAGGAGCTTCGGTTGTCCTGGTCGATGTCCTTGGGGTCGCTGCTCAGCTCCTCGTTGACGCTACGGCCGTCGGAGCTCTCGCCCTCACCTTCGCCCTCGCACTCGGACGGCGAGTCCGGCCGATTCAGTTCCTGGAGAAACATGGAGAGAATTGTGagccaaaacaaaaactaaaggaAGGATTGAGGAAAATATTTGGATGTGGAGGAGTCATTGTCGGAATGTCTTTGCATCATTTCGGCGTTTCTAATATCGGCCTGATTGTTATGGGATGTTCCGGATCTGAAATTGGACCGGAATTTATCGgaaattgggtaatttttttttttatgtggctttttaaaatatgctcgcatataagacgcccccttaaaatggccttaaaattgtagaatttcacaatttctcacgtataagccgcctccttaaaattgtagaattttacaatttctcgcgtataagccgccccttaaaattgtagaattttacaatttctcgcgtataagccgccccttaaaattgtagaattttacaatttctcgcgtataagccgccccttaaaattgtagaattttacaatttctcgcgtataagccgcccccttaaaatggccttaaaattgtagaattttacaatttatcttgaataagccacccccttaaaattgcagaattttacaatttctcgggtataagccgcccccctaaTTCCcaatttttcacctccatattcatggttttaatagggagtacaaatgtgactttgaagagaaaatcttaagaaaaatcatcgcacgtgctatttctgagatactgtatgaatcaaaagcacattattagggtcaatatcataaggaattaatatgcctgtctttgtaaatgcaaaatatcaaattattcaattaaaaaaaaaagtctatcttgatgagaacctgatgctttttttaaatgacaggaATCACACTTTCACAATGTTATAAATTAAAAGCCATGTTAgcatgaattgttttttttttcgttcagGCACCCAAGTGGGCAGCTCAGGGTCCTTAAGATTTCGTATTATGTTCTTTAGGCACTTAGGCGGATCAATCatctgtgtgtttttgttttttgaccaaAATATGTGTAGATGAGGTCTCCCAGCGCTATTAACGAAcaacatgctaagctaattcgctaacagttttatctgtttatcttttctctattttgaaataaatgaccgtatgtcttgcgttatggcgtttggtcttcgTCACATGGCCGTTTCGTGCatttcgtctttttatgcgcatataagccgcaccccagtcttaattttttgtccgacaaatgcggcttatatgcgagtaaatacagtaaattgacaggtatgaacaCTGACTTGTGTTTTGGTCTTTTTGGCGCTGGCCCTATCAGGTTCCTCCGTGTCCGAAGCTCCCTTCTCCCGTTGCCGTTTGACGCTCTTCAGGGGTGACGGAgcctcctctttgattttctGTCGGAGCCACAGAAAGAACATTCGATTAAATATTCGGAGAAGAAACCGACAAATTTGTTGATTCGGGTTTTACTTTGCTGGGCTTCTTCACGCTGTCCGTGCTATCCGTACTGGCGGCGCTGGGCGAAGTGCGCCCGCTGGAGCGAAGATCCTCGTTGATGGGCGAGGCTCGGCCATCCGGGCTGGCCGTTTGCTTCTTGCGACCGCTGCGTAGCGTTGACATCTAGTGGTTGGGAGGAGATAGTGCAGATTGGGGTTAAAAATGTGGACGATAGGTCGAGCTAAAACTAAtttggtggggaaaaaaatgtagcgCACCGAGCCTCGGTTGCGTCGGGTCCTCATGCTATGCTTCCCGCTAAGtccatcctcttcctctttgaCGGGTTTGAACATAAATGGCGGAGGGTCCACGGGTTTCTCGATGGGGGGCAGCTCGCCGTACTTCTTAAAGTGGATGCGGCAGTCGGTGCAAAGCAAAATGTTCTCTCTGCCCCCGTGGTGCCAGTCCTTGGAGGCTGAAAAGGCGCCAAACGGAAAGAAAAGACCAGTCAGTGAGTTGGGAAAACAAGGCAGACAGGGGTTACGTAGATTGTCGTTACAGCTGCGACGTGTTTTCGGGAATGACGAGGCTAATGAGGTCTGGGAAGTTTAACTTGGTGGGTAGCTTCGCGATGACGTCGTTAATCAGAGTGGTTAAATGAGTCGAGGGGTAATTATAATATTTCTACAATTTTCGCCCAGTTCCAC includes the following:
- the rerea gene encoding arginine-glutamic acid dipeptide repeats protein isoform X3, with amino-acid sequence MSDTDDLFSPRRRLNSTQGEIRVGPSHQAKLPELQPFPSSGGQAVTENEELVWMPGVNDCDLLMYLRAARSMAAFAGMCDGGSTEDGCLAASRDDTTLNALNTLHESSYDAGKALQRLVKKPVPKLIEKCWSEDEVKRFIKGLRQFGKNFFRIRKELLPNKETGELITFYYYWKKTPEAASCRAHRRHRRQPVFRRIKTRTASTPVNTPSRPPSSEFLDLSSASEDDFDSEDSEQELKGYACRHCFTTTSKDWHHGGRENILLCTDCRIHFKKYGELPPIEKPVDPPPFMFKPVKEEEDGLSGKHSMRTRRNRGSMSTLRSGRKKQTASPDGRASPINEDLRSSGRTSPSAASTDSTDSVKKPSKKIKEEAPSPLKSVKRQREKGASDTEEPDRASAKKTKTQELNRPDSPSECEGEGEGESSDGRSVNEELSSDPKDIDQDNRSSSPSIPSPRDNESDSDSSAQQQLLLQSQHPAVIQCQPGPSSAAPSAPPPPPAAAVSAPSPPAAAAPPQPLPQAPTALIQSGSSLHPQRLPSPHSPLAQAPPAGPPAPPPSLPNPHHGPVPPMPHPLQAGPPTHMPHPLAMPNQGFPGSQSQAPPLPLPGGLQARPHSPASSQSSSHGGGPPPREQPLPPAPMSMPHIKPPPTTPISQIPTPPSHKHPPHVSAPPFPQMPSNLPPPPALKPLSSLSTHHPPSAHPPPLQLMPQGQQLQPPPAQPPILTQSQSLPPSSGHQPSAPLPAPASAGAPHPGGPPQLPFAHPFGAVLPPTGPSASSSGSMPGLQPASASVPPSSISMPLPASVACGGLGAALPPVHIKEEPLDETEEPESPPPPQRSPSPEPTVVNTPSHASQSARFYKHLDRGYNSCARTDFYFTPLASSKLAKKREEAVEKAKRDAEQKIREEKEREREREREREREREREKEAERAAKASASAHESRMGEPPMAGPAHMRPHFDGPPTTIAAVPPYIGPDTPALRTLSEYARPHVMSPSNRNHPFFVSLNPADPLLAYHMPGLYNADPAMRERELREREMREREIRERELRERMKPGFEVKPPEMDGLHPSANPMEHFARHGAIALPPMAGHHHPFASFHPGLNPLERERLALAGPQLRPDMSYPERLAAERLHAERMATVANDPIARLQMFNVTPHHHQHSHIHSHLHLHQQDPLHQGGGECLVCPPGSGGHPLAVDPLAAGPHLARFPYPPGAIPNPLLGQPPHEHEMLRHPVFGTPYPRDLPGGLPPPMSAAHQLQAMHAQSAELQRLAMEQQWLHGHHHMHGGPLPGQEDYYSRLKKESDKQL